Proteins found in one Cheilinus undulatus linkage group 9, ASM1832078v1, whole genome shotgun sequence genomic segment:
- the LOC121514743 gene encoding uncharacterized protein LOC121514743 codes for MALPFGFHWPCTMLFWICIWFPPQKSYNCAHGYSVENDDFRSHAGVFDPLTSNQIFSGASLNPNHDSESLINEMQTGIVAPESQQVHHEDNEISSSAVSHGEEMVQSTLDSGQETEAFSTVPASRSVQNFDREDSGSQHPFDLLVKEHTQQKATEGVSFSTMRDLKEFIDRMKSSFLKPGSDPRRHFQTARDVIENSLVSNAGNTEGGTPTSDSAGEEREHENEAWGESRENVFEQSDYHIPSESFSILDPVDSTSSFMSHGGHENRQGMNDFFQHQPAATQFVSKDNERSYNGKDTFLNVLDTHNYDRSTSLEQIPSDSTFEKYSSPDFSDYSRKLTPQTPEKEIQPPNHTPGSKAASHQTTSDDHLPSPKPRALSSYGKSLYISAPRGKLHFPEFKPKHQERPAPTFPAYQPTALQESNYINYITNVHQPAPAGSVSSSSENPSSKMISGRVDTQSNHPYYISVKPSSFYHDGYLEEQRVSITHPSIHPAQVKDEDPSKQNRISAIQESTEMLNNTLLPLSNGLDSTQSRVLSKVGYASFNSLANSPQASETAFSRSVGGEVVSRNKGINGKNVPTFHGHGARRHLSFVPPRQRPGTSLHGGFMSAVRGGHKQALMRPSRAWKLPAFAKKGHHSMASQRLHPQSASRVSASTLNGVFWRKSVNTKMLPPQTGLIMSPTSAHTYAVKSKSRYVRGKVSRPKTRYDPYHRNQRRYINRKHGNVNVKKHHRL; via the exons GTTTCATTGGCCTTGCACCATGCTGTTCTGGATCTGTATTTGGTTTCCTCCTCAAAAAA GTTACAATTGTGCACATGGCTACTCTGTTGAAAATGATGACTTTAGGAGCCATGCAGGTGTGTTTGATCCCTTAACCTCAAACCAGATCTTCTCTGGCGCCTCTCTGAACCCAAACCATGACTCTGAAAGTCTTATCAATGAGATGCAGACTGGCATTGTGGCCCCTGAGAGTCAACAAGTCCATCATGAAGACAATGAGATTTCTAGCTCTGCTGTTAGCCATGGAGAAGAAATGGTACAAAGCACACTAGATTCAGGACAGGAGACTGAGGCATTTTCAACAGTCCCTGCTTCTCGCTCAGTACAGAATTTTGATCGTGAAGATTCAGGTTCTCAACACCCGTTTGACCTTTTAGTGAAGGAGCACACACAGCAGAAAGCCACGGAGGGCGTAAGTTTCTCAACGATGAGAGATCTTAAAGAGTTCATAGACAGAATGAAAAGCTCCTTCTTGAAACCTGGAAGTGACCCAAGAAGACATTTTCAAACAGCGCGGGATGTTATTGAAAACAGTTTGGTTTCTAATGCTGGAAATACTGAAGGAGGCACTCCGACATCTGACTCTgcaggagaagaaagagagcaTGAAAATGAAGCTTGGGGTGAGTCCAGAGAAAACGTGTTTGAACAAAGTGACTACCATATTCCAAGTGAAAGCTTCTCCATCCTTGACCCTGTTGACTCTACTTCAAGTTTCATGTCACACGGTGGTCATGAAAACAGACAAGGCATGAATGATTTTTTCCAACATCAGCCAGCTGCCACACAGTTTGTTTCAAAAGACAATGAAAGGTCTTACAATGGTAaggatacatttttaaatgttcttgaTACACACAATTACGATCGTTCAACAAGTTTAGAGCAAATTCCCTCTGACTCAACTTTTGAGAAGTATTCCTCTCCAGATTTCAGCGACTATTCACGCAAATTAACACCTCAAACCCCTGAGAAAGAAATCCAACCACCAAATCACACACCTGGCAGTAAAGCAGCCAGTCACCAAACAACATCTGATGACCATCTGCCTTCACCAAAGCCCCGGGCTTTGAGTTCTTATGGCAAAAGTTTATACATCAGTGCACCAAGAGGTAAACTGCATTTTCCAGAATTCAAACCAAAACACCAGGAAAGACCAGCCCCAACATTTCCAGCCTATCAACCAACTGCTCTCCAGGAATCAAACTATATAAACTACATTACCAACGTCCACCAGCCTGCTCCTGCTGGATCTGTTTCTTCTAGCTCTGAAAACCCTTCATCAAAGATGATCAGTGGTCGTGTGGATACTCAATCAAACCACCCTTATTATATTTCTGTGAAGCCTTCTAGTTTTTATCATGATGGCTATCTTGAAGAGCAGAGAGTCAGCATTACTCATCCTTCAATCCACCCTGCACAGGTTAAAGATGAAGACCCATCTAAGCAGAATCGAATCTCTGCCATCCAAGAATCAACAGAAATGTTAAATAACACCCTGCTCCCCTTATCTAATGGCTTGGACTCCACCCAGAGCAGGGTCTTGTCTAAGGTTGGTTATGCAAGTTTCAACTCTCTGGCTAACTCTCCTCAAGCATCGGAGACGGCTTTTTCAAGATCAGTAGGTGGAGAAGTTGTATCCAGAAATAAAGGtattaatggaaaaaatgttccAACGTTTCATGGTCATGGTGCACGAAGACACCTGAGCTTCGTCCCCCCACGGCAAAGACCAGGCACTTCTCTGCATGGTGGCTTTATGAGTGCAGTCAGAGGCGGCCACAAGCAGGCCCTCATGCGGCCTAGCAGAGCTTGGAAGCTTCCAGCTTTTGCAAAGAAAGGGCATCACAGCATGGCCAGCCAGCGACTTCACCCCCAATCAGCATCCAGAGTCTCTGCTTCTACTTTAAACGGTGTCTTTTGGAGGAAAAGTGTCAACACTAAGATGCTTCCTCCTCAGACAGGCCTCATTATGTCACCAACATCTGCGCACACATATGCTGTGAAATCCAAAAGCCGCTACGTAAGGGGCAAAGTATCTCGACCAAAGACTCGTTATGATCCATATCATCGGAATCAGAGACGATACATTAATAGAAAACATGGAAAtgtgaatgtaaaaaaacaccACAGGCTTTAG